One genomic segment of Paenibacillus xylanexedens includes these proteins:
- a CDS encoding HAMP domain-containing methyl-accepting chemotaxis protein, which yields MFSRFKIKSIGLRISIAFYLLILCLIILSVTIVTRMNSIETNTNEITNNWMPSIQQINRLNYTTEHVLSLSYRHFDADETDKAFLSEERTKYIRETTQAIKIYDQQEKSAEELKHWNAFKNKWEAYLKINTQSIKLSDEGQTQLAKEVADKGADSFDTMQVDLDYLVEYNQEQSNLAAAQTIRSVQDGRLIIIIGVLVMIAITAISIPIIRSQVVKPLLRVISAVKLIAEGQLNVQDIHTKHEDEVGVLAKAVNDMKGNLTSMVLSVRRIAEAVNLQSGELAISSEEVKIGSRQIAVTMEESAKAAESQAETAVESARTVEVLNDHIQNHTEQGSQLRVMSDLVLEQGLNGRKVMEQSVQQMQQISGSVSASMNKMERLNRKNEDISKLVQVIHDIARQTNLLALNASIEAARAGESGRGFAVVASEVRKLSEAVQTSVEEITAITEDIQQESQGVVAELRTNVQETELGQEHVLTSGQLFRTINESVEGMVGVIGTMTDGLAGMQEASGRMNDFSQQISAVSEQSAASVEEVSASAEEQVSSMETISGNIQSLKELSEDLLTSIEKLKI from the coding sequence ATGTTCAGCAGATTCAAGATCAAGAGTATCGGTCTGCGTATCAGCATCGCGTTCTACTTGTTAATCCTCTGTTTAATTATTTTGAGTGTCACGATTGTCACCCGGATGAATTCAATTGAAACCAACACTAACGAAATTACGAACAATTGGATGCCATCAATCCAGCAAATTAACCGGTTAAATTATACCACAGAGCATGTCCTGTCACTAAGTTATCGTCACTTTGACGCGGATGAAACAGACAAGGCATTTTTGTCAGAAGAGCGTACCAAGTATATTCGTGAAACGACGCAGGCGATTAAAATCTATGATCAGCAGGAGAAGTCTGCGGAAGAGCTCAAACACTGGAATGCGTTCAAGAACAAATGGGAAGCGTATCTCAAGATTAATACGCAATCGATCAAGCTGAGTGATGAGGGTCAGACACAGCTGGCGAAGGAAGTAGCTGATAAAGGTGCTGATTCCTTTGACACCATGCAAGTCGATCTTGATTATCTCGTGGAATACAATCAGGAACAGTCGAATCTTGCGGCGGCCCAAACGATCAGATCGGTACAGGATGGTAGATTAATCATCATTATCGGTGTTCTTGTCATGATTGCCATTACAGCAATCAGCATTCCGATTATTCGTTCACAGGTCGTGAAACCACTGCTACGTGTCATTAGTGCGGTGAAACTGATTGCAGAAGGACAATTGAATGTTCAGGACATACATACCAAACATGAGGATGAAGTTGGTGTTCTGGCCAAAGCGGTGAATGACATGAAAGGTAACCTGACTTCCATGGTTCTGAGCGTCAGACGAATTGCGGAAGCTGTTAATCTACAAAGTGGGGAACTGGCAATATCTTCAGAAGAGGTTAAGATTGGTAGTCGCCAGATTGCTGTGACCATGGAAGAGTCAGCCAAGGCCGCAGAGAGCCAGGCAGAGACAGCCGTGGAATCAGCCCGTACGGTTGAAGTGTTGAATGATCACATTCAGAATCATACGGAACAAGGCAGCCAGTTGCGCGTCATGTCGGATCTTGTACTGGAGCAAGGGTTGAATGGTCGCAAGGTGATGGAACAATCCGTGCAGCAGATGCAACAGATTTCCGGTTCGGTCTCTGCTTCCATGAACAAGATGGAACGATTGAATCGTAAAAATGAAGATATTTCCAAGCTGGTTCAAGTCATTCATGACATTGCACGCCAAACCAATCTGCTGGCATTGAATGCCTCCATTGAGGCAGCGCGTGCGGGAGAGAGTGGACGCGGATTCGCCGTAGTGGCATCAGAAGTGCGGAAGTTATCTGAGGCTGTGCAGACTTCGGTTGAAGAGATCACGGCGATTACCGAGGATATTCAGCAGGAGTCACAAGGGGTGGTTGCGGAATTACGTACGAACGTTCAGGAGACCGAACTGGGTCAGGAACATGTGCTTACTTCAGGTCAACTCTTCCGTACAATTAACGAATCGGTGGAAGGCATGGTTGGTGTCATCGGCACTATGACAGATGGTCTCGCAGGCATGCAGGAAGCAAGCGGACGAATGAATGATTTTAGTCAGCAGATTTCCGCTGTTTCGGAACAATCGGCAGCGAGTGTGGAAGAAGTTTCTGCATCGGCGGAAGAGCAAGTAAGTTCCATGGAGACGATTAGCGGCAACATTCAAAGTCTGAAAGAATTATCGGAAGATTTGCTTACATCCATTGAAAAATTAAAAATATAA
- a CDS encoding ABC transporter permease, protein MNSYIVKRVLVLLPVLLGMTLIVFSIIHAIPGDPAETILGQKATEQSKQALRDQLGLDKPWFQQYFAYLGDLLKGDLGTSIRTKVPIAQEIVPYLTATLELTMASMLFAVIIGVNAGIVSAWKHNSWFDYCCMVIALVGVSMPIFWLGLMEQWLFANKLQWLPSIGRMNARDPVEAITGLYVLDTMIAGQWNQLWTVTKHLILPSVALGTIPMAVIARMTRSSMLEVMSSDYIRTAKAKGLGPFFVVYGHALKNAFIPVLTVIGIQTGSLLGGAVLTETIFAWPGVGRYIYEAISSRDYPVIQSGILIVAFFFVVINLIVDLLYAVFDPRISYK, encoded by the coding sequence TTGAACAGCTATATTGTCAAACGTGTGCTTGTGTTGCTGCCTGTACTTCTGGGCATGACCCTGATTGTCTTTTCCATCATCCACGCCATTCCGGGTGACCCGGCCGAGACCATACTTGGGCAAAAGGCGACCGAACAATCCAAGCAGGCCCTGCGTGACCAGCTCGGTCTGGATAAACCTTGGTTTCAGCAGTATTTCGCCTACTTGGGCGATTTGCTCAAAGGTGATCTGGGAACATCCATCCGCACCAAGGTGCCTATTGCCCAGGAAATTGTGCCTTATCTGACAGCAACCCTTGAATTAACGATGGCAAGTATGTTGTTTGCTGTCATTATTGGGGTGAATGCCGGGATTGTCAGTGCATGGAAGCACAACTCCTGGTTTGATTATTGCTGTATGGTCATTGCTTTGGTGGGTGTATCCATGCCGATCTTCTGGCTCGGTCTGATGGAACAATGGCTGTTTGCGAACAAGTTACAGTGGTTGCCATCCATTGGACGCATGAATGCACGAGATCCGGTGGAAGCCATTACGGGCTTGTACGTGCTGGATACGATGATCGCTGGACAATGGAATCAGTTGTGGACTGTAACGAAACATTTGATTCTGCCAAGTGTTGCACTGGGCACGATCCCGATGGCTGTTATTGCCCGGATGACCCGTTCCAGCATGCTGGAAGTGATGAGTTCCGATTACATTCGTACTGCAAAGGCGAAGGGGCTGGGTCCGTTTTTTGTCGTATATGGACATGCGCTCAAAAATGCGTTTATTCCCGTCCTCACGGTTATCGGCATCCAGACCGGATCGTTGCTCGGGGGTGCGGTGTTGACCGAAACGATCTTTGCTTGGCCGGGCGTGGGACGTTATATATATGAAGCAATTAGTTCGCGGGACTATCCGGTGATCCAGAGTGGCATTCTGATCGTGGCGTTCTTTTTCGTGGTGATCAACCTGATTGTGGACTTGCTCTACGCCGTGTTCGATCCGCGGATTAGTTATAAATAG
- a CDS encoding deoxyguanosinetriphosphate triphosphohydrolase family protein, whose product MQWNDLREHRQYPELTKLDGSRAAYERDYSRLIHSPTFRRLQGKSQVFGAGTGDYYRTRLTHSLEVAQIAREAARSLIRRFPEVDWDRADNPGLIIDSEVVECAAIAHDFGHPPFGHKGEEVLDGILDDLINTEAKKIMKKSRSAKVPKVESEVRAELKRKYEHFEGNAHNFRLIMHLEKREDIDGLNLSDAVLLGINKYPYPGTESKKGMYHHEWQYIREIRDRWNVPAGKKTLEAQLMDLCDDIAYSSHDLEDGIKAGKIEVHEHFLQDPHVNRLIVDKITTLEDLFWNGWTRESIGQKVEEVLASFLRIWNEKMPFCEHDYSRTRREVKAYWVSFFVGSLGVIDDGDWKKVTFVREGAEDLDMLRTVSVLKSFAWVTMIRDLRVQRLQKRSEWMIKRLWDAFLDPETSKSIIPSDWLQRYEKDQAKAQPIWTWEHMVIDYIAGMTDAFAEKIYNELYGLKVGSIYDLD is encoded by the coding sequence ATGCAATGGAACGATCTGAGAGAACATAGACAATATCCTGAATTAACCAAATTGGATGGATCTCGTGCAGCGTATGAACGGGACTATTCGAGACTCATTCATTCACCGACCTTCCGTCGGTTACAGGGAAAATCGCAGGTGTTTGGCGCAGGAACGGGTGATTATTATCGTACTCGCTTGACCCATTCCCTGGAGGTGGCACAGATTGCACGAGAGGCTGCCCGAAGTTTGATTCGCCGTTTTCCTGAGGTGGACTGGGACCGCGCGGACAACCCCGGCCTTATTATTGATTCAGAAGTGGTGGAGTGCGCTGCAATTGCACATGATTTCGGTCACCCGCCGTTTGGACATAAAGGTGAAGAAGTATTGGATGGTATTCTGGATGACCTCATCAACACCGAGGCTAAGAAAATAATGAAAAAGAGCCGCAGCGCCAAAGTTCCCAAGGTCGAGTCTGAAGTCCGTGCCGAGTTAAAACGGAAATACGAGCATTTTGAAGGCAATGCGCACAACTTCCGTCTCATTATGCACTTGGAGAAGCGTGAAGATATCGACGGACTGAATCTGTCTGATGCCGTATTACTAGGGATAAACAAGTATCCATACCCTGGGACAGAGAGCAAAAAAGGCATGTATCATCATGAGTGGCAATATATTCGGGAGATCCGTGATCGCTGGAACGTACCGGCAGGCAAGAAAACGCTGGAAGCACAGTTGATGGACCTTTGCGACGATATTGCGTACTCCTCACATGATCTGGAGGATGGCATCAAAGCAGGCAAAATTGAAGTACATGAGCATTTCCTGCAAGATCCGCATGTGAATCGACTGATTGTGGATAAAATTACAACGCTGGAGGATCTGTTCTGGAACGGATGGACCCGAGAATCGATTGGGCAAAAGGTAGAAGAGGTACTCGCTTCGTTCCTGCGCATCTGGAATGAAAAGATGCCGTTCTGCGAACATGATTACTCGCGTACCCGTCGTGAAGTGAAAGCCTATTGGGTGAGCTTTTTTGTAGGCAGCCTGGGTGTTATTGACGACGGTGACTGGAAGAAGGTAACCTTTGTCCGTGAAGGGGCTGAAGACCTCGACATGCTGCGTACGGTGAGTGTGCTCAAGAGTTTTGCCTGGGTGACCATGATTCGTGACCTGCGTGTGCAGCGGCTACAGAAGCGAAGTGAGTGGATGATTAAGCGATTATGGGATGCATTCCTCGATCCGGAAACGTCCAAATCCATTATTCCATCCGACTGGCTGCAGCGGTATGAGAAGGATCAAGCCAAAGCCCAGCCGATCTGGACTTGGGAACACATGGTGATCGATTATATCGCAGGAATGACGGATGCATTTGCCGAGAAAATATATAATGAACTCTACGGTCTGAAGGTGGGTTCGATCTACGATTTGGATTAA
- a CDS encoding MsnO8 family LLM class oxidoreductase encodes MRRVAKRMSETFSLGVLDLVPRLNDATAEQALHQSVTLAQHAEAWGYARYWTSEHHDMAELASASPEVLLSHIGARTTTIQLGSGAVLLPHYSPLKVAESFRLLAALYPGRIELGLGRAPGGGPHATMALSGNYLQHVSKLPESLAALTELLEDRYLYEDHPVTARPIPKLPLSLWMLGTNVKSAEFAARFGMGYVFGQFMSDADGTEAVRRYREGFIPSATMKEPEVMVAVSVLCAESETDAMAWSRDMAERRKLDGKEHSTESNSSGIAGSDTNDEAVSDQNESVRHYAGTPEQVWARLQQVSRRLDTERLLLVTAGPDYERRLDSYRLLAEHKTAILN; translated from the coding sequence ATGAGACGCGTGGCTAAGCGAATGAGTGAGACGTTCAGTCTGGGCGTACTTGACCTTGTGCCAAGGTTAAACGATGCCACAGCGGAACAGGCGCTTCACCAATCGGTGACACTTGCGCAACATGCCGAGGCTTGGGGATACGCCCGATACTGGACGTCAGAGCATCATGATATGGCTGAACTGGCATCGGCCTCTCCCGAAGTACTGTTATCGCACATCGGAGCAAGGACAACAACGATCCAACTTGGCTCTGGTGCGGTCTTGTTGCCACACTATAGCCCACTCAAGGTTGCGGAGTCGTTCCGCCTGCTGGCTGCGCTCTATCCGGGGCGCATTGAGCTTGGGCTCGGACGTGCTCCTGGCGGTGGACCTCATGCCACGATGGCACTCAGTGGCAATTACTTGCAGCATGTGTCCAAGCTGCCTGAATCGCTCGCAGCACTCACAGAACTACTAGAAGACCGCTACCTGTACGAGGATCATCCCGTGACAGCTCGTCCGATTCCCAAGCTTCCGTTATCACTCTGGATGTTGGGAACTAACGTGAAGAGTGCAGAGTTTGCGGCACGGTTTGGCATGGGATATGTCTTTGGTCAATTCATGAGTGATGCCGATGGTACAGAGGCTGTAAGGCGATACCGAGAAGGATTTATTCCTAGTGCAACGATGAAGGAACCTGAGGTTATGGTGGCAGTCAGCGTATTGTGTGCCGAGTCAGAGACGGATGCTATGGCCTGGAGTCGTGACATGGCGGAGAGGCGCAAGCTGGATGGGAAAGAACATTCAACCGAGTCGAATTCAAGCGGTATCGCGGGCTCTGACACGAATGATGAAGCCGTTAGTGATCAAAATGAATCGGTACGGCACTATGCAGGTACACCTGAGCAGGTATGGGCTCGATTGCAACAGGTGAGTCGCAGGCTGGATACGGAGAGGTTGCTTCTGGTTACGGCAGGACCAGATTATGAACGCAGGTTGGATTCATATCGATTGCTGGCTGAGCATAAGACAGCAATACTGAACTAG
- the thpR gene encoding RNA 2',3'-cyclic phosphodiesterase yields MNNQSHQDHSSRRERLFVAIRLPVAVQQSLQMDARLVQNKLDFRKWTDHRDYHITLQFLGDTLVSDIGHLRKALRSAASGFQPFELQLSDWGTFGLEEAPKVLWKGVSGEKEHLFSLQKQIVQATSPLGYEAELRPYAPHITIARKYLGQLPGNENKGISGVLPEHSTGVNSWMVEDIVLYVTRLGQSPMYEVVDTFTFS; encoded by the coding sequence ATGAATAACCAATCACATCAGGATCATTCATCCCGACGGGAAAGATTGTTTGTGGCAATTCGTCTTCCTGTTGCTGTTCAGCAGTCTCTTCAGATGGATGCGAGGCTTGTACAGAACAAGCTAGATTTTCGTAAATGGACAGATCATAGAGATTATCATATAACCTTGCAATTTCTGGGGGATACATTAGTTAGTGACATCGGGCACCTGCGAAAAGCATTGCGCTCAGCAGCAAGTGGATTTCAGCCGTTTGAACTTCAGCTTTCCGACTGGGGCACATTTGGACTTGAAGAAGCACCTAAGGTGCTTTGGAAAGGTGTTAGCGGAGAGAAAGAGCACTTGTTTTCATTGCAAAAACAAATCGTGCAGGCGACTTCGCCCCTGGGGTATGAAGCTGAATTAAGACCTTATGCTCCCCACATTACCATTGCCAGAAAATATCTGGGACAGCTTCCAGGTAATGAGAATAAAGGGATATCTGGAGTGCTTCCGGAACATTCCACAGGTGTTAATTCATGGATGGTGGAGGACATTGTACTTTATGTGACAAGGCTGGGACAATCGCCAATGTATGAGGTCGTGGATACGTTCACTTTTTCCTGA
- the nikC gene encoding nickel transporter permease, producing MAKLSTNTGPSIDAASASTSGPWREAWRTFRRNRLALAGLIIIVFFILLAFLAPYIAPYDYKEQVLVDRLQAPSAEHWFGTDDLGRDVFSRVLHGARISLWVGFFSVIGSIIAGTLLGLIAGFYGKWADMLISRLFDILLAFPGILLAIAIVAILGPSLQNALLAIAIVNIPTYGRLVRSRVLSLRQEEFITSARTLGAGNGRILFRHILPNSLTPLIVQGTLGIGTAIIEAAALGFLGMGAQPPDPEWGKMLSDSRQFIQKAPWTLIFPGVSIMLTVLGFNLMGDGLRDTLDPKMAKK from the coding sequence ATGGCCAAATTATCGACCAATACCGGACCATCCATTGACGCTGCGTCGGCGAGCACATCCGGTCCATGGCGGGAAGCGTGGAGAACGTTTCGGAGAAATCGGCTTGCGCTTGCAGGTCTGATTATTATCGTATTTTTTATCCTGTTGGCCTTCCTCGCGCCATATATCGCACCTTACGATTACAAGGAACAGGTGCTGGTGGATCGGCTTCAGGCCCCTTCGGCAGAGCATTGGTTTGGTACCGATGATCTGGGGCGTGACGTGTTTTCCAGAGTGCTGCATGGGGCGCGTATTTCCTTGTGGGTGGGCTTTTTCTCCGTCATTGGTTCCATTATTGCGGGCACGCTGCTGGGGCTGATTGCCGGATTTTATGGGAAATGGGCGGACATGCTCATCTCGCGTCTATTTGATATTTTGCTCGCATTTCCGGGGATTTTGCTGGCCATCGCCATTGTGGCGATATTGGGCCCGTCTTTGCAAAATGCACTGCTCGCCATCGCCATCGTGAATATCCCGACCTACGGAAGATTGGTGCGTTCACGGGTACTCAGCTTGAGACAGGAGGAATTCATTACGTCGGCACGGACACTTGGAGCGGGCAATGGGCGAATCTTGTTTCGCCACATCTTGCCCAACAGCCTTACTCCTCTGATCGTGCAAGGTACACTCGGAATTGGGACTGCGATCATCGAAGCTGCTGCACTCGGATTTCTGGGTATGGGTGCACAGCCACCTGACCCGGAATGGGGTAAAATGCTGTCGGACTCCCGTCAGTTTATACAAAAAGCACCGTGGACACTGATCTTCCCCGGCGTTTCCATCATGTTGACCGTTCTCGGCTTCAACCTAATGGGCGACGGCCTGCGCGACACCCTTGATCCGAAAATGGCCAAAAAGTAG
- a CDS encoding TRM11 family SAM-dependent methyltransferase — translation MPDETLGMYATSGKHLYTFACHENEQELCMLELNTLLEPSSEIPMDMGSYVWSERCIPPGRSPFIHGRLDVIGEGETVMDLLPLAKNIHLLPDETFKVVCLTEGDQAPDYAQSRQLEKEVGMCIKGKAQMKQPKVTFGLIRTGEKWILGQWTEADRSWQIHRQKPQNYSTGFGITLARALVNIAVPRVDNHRLLDPCCGMGTVVIEDLSMGIDAKGNDLNPLAVRGARINLPHYGYDSDRITLGDMNELQDLYDAAILDMPYNLCSVLPDAEQRAMLESLRRLAKRAVIVSTEWVEEHLLEAGWTVKEYRTVHKGTFIRHIWLCM, via the coding sequence TTGCCTGATGAAACACTTGGTATGTACGCTACTTCTGGGAAACACCTCTATACCTTTGCTTGCCACGAGAACGAGCAAGAATTATGCATGCTGGAGCTGAATACGCTGCTTGAACCGAGTTCGGAGATCCCTATGGATATGGGGTCGTATGTGTGGTCTGAACGATGTATTCCACCTGGACGCAGTCCTTTTATCCATGGCAGACTGGACGTGATCGGCGAAGGGGAGACTGTGATGGATCTGCTTCCTCTTGCCAAAAATATTCACCTGTTGCCAGATGAGACATTCAAGGTAGTTTGTCTAACAGAAGGGGATCAAGCCCCTGATTATGCACAGTCTCGTCAACTGGAAAAAGAAGTTGGCATGTGCATTAAAGGCAAGGCACAGATGAAACAACCTAAGGTGACTTTCGGCCTAATCCGAACAGGAGAAAAATGGATCTTGGGCCAGTGGACAGAAGCGGACCGATCATGGCAGATTCATCGGCAGAAGCCGCAAAATTACTCAACTGGATTTGGCATCACGCTTGCGAGAGCGCTGGTTAACATTGCTGTTCCGAGAGTAGATAATCATCGATTGCTTGATCCATGCTGTGGTATGGGAACGGTTGTGATTGAGGATTTATCCATGGGAATTGATGCAAAAGGTAACGATCTCAATCCTCTGGCTGTCCGAGGTGCACGTATCAATCTGCCGCATTATGGATATGATTCAGATCGAATCACACTGGGGGATATGAATGAACTGCAAGATTTGTATGATGCGGCAATTCTGGACATGCCCTATAATCTCTGCTCTGTACTTCCGGATGCTGAGCAACGAGCCATGCTGGAGAGTTTGCGCAGATTGGCAAAACGGGCGGTGATTGTTTCCACAGAGTGGGTAGAAGAGCACTTGTTGGAAGCGGGATGGACTGTAAAAGAGTACCGAACAGTACACAAAGGCACGTTTATACGTCATATTTGGCTGTGTATGTAA
- a CDS encoding D-2-hydroxyacid dehydrogenase, with amino-acid sequence MGKIVCFPSLSEEQQKRIQNAAPGYTLKFGKAKELDPAELKEAEIILGWSPLVTEHALKQDGLLKWVQVWSAGVDNLPFADLQQKNVQVTSANGVHAIPITEIILGMMLSHSRWLRQAMLHQQQAEWKAPAKPLPELHGKTAVIVGVGEIGTETARILKALGMRTIGVRRSGKDVPNVDQMYDMTGLHEALSQGDYVINILPLTDETKHIYDQTAFEQFRSGACFVNVGRGPSVKTEALLNALQNGQVAFAALDVFEEEPLPADHPLWGMDNVLITPHIAGSTEQYADRAIDIFIKNLEAYVAGDTLPLNLVDYSHKY; translated from the coding sequence ATGGGTAAAATTGTATGTTTTCCATCTCTATCCGAAGAACAGCAAAAACGCATTCAGAATGCTGCACCGGGATACACCCTGAAATTCGGAAAAGCCAAGGAATTGGACCCCGCTGAGTTGAAAGAAGCTGAGATTATTCTCGGCTGGTCCCCACTCGTCACAGAACATGCATTGAAACAGGACGGCCTGTTGAAGTGGGTTCAGGTCTGGTCTGCTGGTGTGGACAATCTCCCCTTCGCAGATTTGCAACAAAAGAACGTTCAGGTCACCAGTGCAAATGGAGTTCACGCGATTCCAATCACCGAAATTATTCTGGGCATGATGTTATCCCACAGTCGCTGGCTGAGACAAGCTATGCTGCATCAACAGCAGGCCGAATGGAAAGCTCCTGCCAAACCACTGCCGGAACTGCATGGCAAAACAGCGGTCATCGTTGGTGTAGGTGAGATTGGCACGGAAACAGCCCGTATTCTCAAAGCCCTCGGCATGCGTACGATCGGAGTTCGCCGCTCAGGTAAGGATGTCCCCAATGTGGACCAAATGTACGACATGACCGGTTTACATGAAGCCTTGAGCCAGGGCGATTATGTAATTAACATTTTACCGCTAACCGATGAAACCAAACATATATATGATCAAACTGCATTTGAGCAGTTCCGATCCGGTGCCTGCTTCGTCAATGTGGGCCGTGGCCCCAGTGTGAAAACGGAAGCGTTGCTGAATGCACTCCAAAACGGCCAAGTTGCCTTCGCCGCACTGGACGTGTTCGAAGAAGAACCTCTTCCGGCAGACCACCCGCTATGGGGCATGGACAACGTGTTAATTACGCCTCACATCGCAGGAAGTACAGAGCAATACGCGGATCGAGCAATCGATATTTTCATCAAAAATCTGGAAGCTTACGTCGCTGGCGATACCCTGCCGTTGAACCTTGTGGATTATAGTCATAAATATTAA
- the htpG gene encoding molecular chaperone HtpG, protein MAKKEFQAESKRLLDMMINSIYTQREIFLRELISNSSDAIDKIYYRALTDDSLVFNKEDYFIKLTIDKENRTLTLTDTGIGMTQEELENNLGVIAKSGSLAFKKENEAKDGHNIIGQFGVGFYSAFMVADKLTVTSKTLGSDEAWKWESEGADGYTITPAEKDSVGTEIVLTIKENTEEDSYDEFLEEYRLRSIIKKYSDFIRYPIKMDVTGQRPKEGTENEFEEYQEEQTVNSMVPIWRKNKSELTEEDYNNFYMEKRYGFDKPLKHLHISADGAVVYNAILFIPENTPFDYYTKEYEKGLELYSNGVLIMDKCGDLLPDYFGFVKGMVDSEDLSLNISREMLQHDRQLSLIAKNIKNKIKSQLQSLLKDERENYEKFYQAFGRQLKYGVYSDYGVNKDTLQDLLLFTSSKESKLVSLDEYVSRMPEDQKYIYYASGESISRIEKLPQIEGVLEKGYEVLYFTDDIDEFAIKMITNYKEKEFKSISSGDLGIEDSADKEETDAQDNDNKELFEAMQAQLAGKVKAVKASKRLRSHPVCLSTEGELTIEMEKILKAMPNSENVQADKVLEINVNHDVFKSLKDAFAQDQEKLNLYTSLLYHQALLIEGLPIQDPVEFTNDICKVMV, encoded by the coding sequence ATGGCTAAAAAAGAATTCCAGGCAGAATCCAAACGTTTGCTGGATATGATGATCAACTCCATTTACACCCAAAGAGAAATCTTTTTGAGAGAATTGATCTCCAACTCCAGTGACGCCATTGATAAAATTTATTACAGAGCACTTACCGACGATTCGCTCGTTTTCAACAAAGAGGACTACTTCATCAAGCTCACGATTGACAAAGAAAACCGCACGCTCACACTGACAGATACCGGAATTGGGATGACGCAGGAAGAGCTGGAGAACAACTTGGGGGTTATCGCGAAGAGTGGTTCCCTGGCGTTCAAGAAAGAAAATGAAGCCAAAGACGGCCACAACATCATCGGACAATTCGGGGTTGGTTTCTACTCGGCATTTATGGTGGCGGACAAGCTGACCGTAACGAGTAAAACGCTTGGCAGCGACGAGGCTTGGAAATGGGAGTCCGAAGGCGCGGATGGTTACACAATCACACCAGCAGAGAAAGATTCCGTAGGTACGGAAATCGTCCTGACGATCAAAGAAAATACCGAAGAAGATTCGTATGACGAATTTTTGGAAGAGTATCGCCTGAGATCCATCATCAAGAAATACTCCGACTTCATTCGCTACCCGATCAAGATGGATGTAACGGGTCAACGTCCGAAAGAGGGCACGGAGAACGAGTTCGAGGAATACCAAGAAGAACAAACCGTGAACAGCATGGTGCCGATCTGGCGTAAAAATAAAAGCGAACTGACCGAAGAAGACTACAATAACTTCTATATGGAAAAACGCTACGGTTTTGACAAACCGCTCAAACACCTGCACATCAGCGCAGATGGCGCTGTGGTGTACAATGCAATCCTGTTTATTCCGGAGAACACACCGTTTGACTACTATACCAAAGAGTATGAAAAAGGCCTCGAGCTTTACTCCAACGGTGTATTGATCATGGATAAATGCGGGGATCTGTTGCCAGATTACTTTGGATTTGTTAAAGGTATGGTGGATTCGGAAGACCTGTCCCTGAACATCTCTCGTGAGATGTTGCAACATGACCGTCAGCTTAGCCTGATCGCAAAGAACATTAAGAACAAAATCAAGAGTCAACTGCAAAGCCTGCTGAAGGACGAGCGTGAGAACTACGAGAAGTTCTACCAGGCGTTTGGACGTCAGTTGAAATATGGCGTATACAGCGATTATGGTGTGAACAAGGATACATTGCAGGATCTGCTGTTGTTCACGTCTTCCAAAGAGAGTAAACTCGTGAGCCTGGACGAATACGTCTCCAGAATGCCGGAAGATCAGAAGTACATCTACTATGCATCTGGTGAGTCCATTAGCCGTATTGAGAAGCTGCCACAGATCGAGGGTGTTCTTGAGAAAGGGTACGAAGTATTGTACTTTACTGATGACATCGACGAGTTCGCAATCAAGATGATCACGAACTACAAGGAGAAAGAATTCAAATCCATCTCCAGTGGGGACCTGGGTATCGAAGATAGCGCGGACAAAGAAGAAACGGACGCTCAGGACAACGACAACAAAGAGTTGTTTGAAGCGATGCAAGCTCAATTAGCGGGTAAAGTCAAAGCCGTTAAAGCTTCCAAACGTCTCAGAAGCCACCCGGTATGTTTGTCCACTGAAGGTGAATTGACGATTGAAATGGAGAAAATCCTGAAAGCTATGCCGAACAGCGAAAACGTACAAGCCGACAAAGTGCTGGAAATCAACGTGAATCACGATGTCTTCAAATCGTTGAAAGACGCTTTCGCGCAGGATCAGGAAAAACTGAACCTTTACACAAGCCTGTTGTACCATCAGGCATTGCTGATCGAGGGATTGCCAATTCAAGATCCAGTAGAGTTCACCAACGATATCTGTAAGGTTATGGTTTAA